The Haloplanus sp. CK5-1 genome contains a region encoding:
- a CDS encoding HNH endonuclease: MRTPPEGISVGDCVTQEDIEEAFDTGFGYRISGINPRRDHQDSRYVLVFATEEGPYDDSVTQERFEYVGEGLSGDQSETSPGNSTLIDAIGGGIPVHFFYQSASVDEWEYQGVVDVLEYEVVERDGRDVLVFTMEYRDDEMTHDSEDWLDAVRTELGRYQERHDERIVHLRELYDSSEQRLASKFPENDHVRAKIRQTLQRLRDRGEIVFLDEQGTYRITDLDLETGEMLSTTGTVTAETSSDPQLTEDEERFTETRRRARDSEFATTVREAYNRTCAVCGSSRETPDGSPEVEAAHIYPKSEGGADDVRNGITLCRLHHWAFDTGWLAFTDDHEILVKDVPEREGYYEFKQLEGDSLILPTDGGVEPHPTYLREHRDLHGFR, encoded by the coding sequence ATGCGCACGCCTCCGGAGGGGATCTCTGTCGGTGACTGCGTCACACAAGAGGACATCGAAGAGGCGTTCGATACGGGCTTTGGATACCGAATCTCCGGCATCAACCCCCGGCGGGACCATCAGGATAGTCGCTACGTGTTGGTGTTCGCAACAGAGGAGGGCCCCTACGACGATTCCGTAACGCAAGAACGGTTTGAGTACGTCGGGGAAGGGTTGAGTGGAGACCAGAGCGAAACGTCACCCGGTAACTCTACGCTCATCGATGCTATCGGAGGTGGCATCCCTGTCCACTTCTTTTATCAATCCGCGAGCGTTGACGAGTGGGAGTACCAGGGAGTAGTCGATGTACTGGAGTACGAAGTCGTCGAGCGAGATGGGCGGGATGTTCTTGTGTTCACGATGGAATATCGGGACGACGAAATGACGCACGATTCGGAAGACTGGCTTGATGCTGTGAGAACAGAACTCGGACGGTATCAGGAACGACACGACGAACGAATCGTCCACTTACGAGAACTCTACGACAGTTCGGAACAACGACTTGCCTCCAAGTTCCCCGAAAACGACCACGTGCGGGCGAAGATCAGACAAACGCTCCAACGGCTTCGTGACAGAGGCGAGATCGTGTTTCTGGACGAGCAAGGAACGTATCGGATCACCGATTTAGATCTCGAAACCGGCGAGATGCTTTCGACGACGGGGACGGTCACAGCGGAGACGAGTTCTGATCCACAACTGACCGAGGACGAAGAACGGTTCACGGAGACACGTCGCCGGGCGCGCGATTCCGAGTTCGCCACAACGGTCAGGGAAGCGTACAACCGAACCTGTGCTGTCTGTGGGAGTAGTCGAGAGACACCCGATGGAAGCCCGGAGGTCGAGGCTGCACACATCTATCCGAAATCCGAAGGTGGTGCGGATGATGTACGTAACGGCATCACTCTGTGTCGACTCCACCATTGGGCGTTCGATACCGGCTGGCTCGCATTCACTGACGACCACGAAATTCTGGTGAAAGACGTTCCCGAACGAGAGGGGTACTACGAATTCAAGCAGTTAGAGGGGGACTCCCTGATCCTCCCAACTGACGGCGGTGTCGAACCACATCCGACGTATCTACGAGAGCACCGCGATCTACACGGGTTCCGGTGA
- a CDS encoding ASCH domain-containing protein: MARLDPGTLLPNDRMRQQALDGEVTQIHRGQQYADEGDTFDIDGTTFEVVAVDERTLGNMTDADARAEGARDLEHYKQILERAHENFEWDDDSEIVRHRFERLS; this comes from the coding sequence ATGGCTCGACTCGATCCCGGGACGCTCCTGCCGAACGACCGAATGCGCCAGCAGGCTCTCGACGGCGAGGTCACGCAGATCCACCGCGGGCAGCAGTACGCCGACGAGGGCGACACCTTCGACATCGACGGGACGACCTTCGAAGTCGTCGCCGTCGACGAACGGACGCTGGGCAACATGACCGACGCCGACGCCCGCGCGGAGGGTGCTCGCGACCTCGAGCACTACAAGCAGATCCTGGAGCGCGCCCACGAGAACTTCGAGTGGGACGACGACTCGGAGATCGTCCGGCACCGGTTCGAGCGGCTGAGTTGA
- a CDS encoding cupin domain-containing protein, with translation MSHTLVNYDDVDAVGGGLHFLRDALECSNLGVSILECDPDWSGKPHDHADDGQEEVYVLVEGAATVTVDDDTVSMSAGDALRVVPESTRRIDADEACLFVVAGAP, from the coding sequence ATGTCACACACACTGGTGAACTACGACGACGTGGACGCGGTCGGTGGCGGCCTGCACTTCCTGCGCGACGCCTTGGAGTGTTCGAACCTCGGCGTGTCGATCCTCGAGTGTGATCCGGATTGGAGCGGCAAACCCCACGACCACGCGGACGACGGGCAGGAAGAGGTGTACGTCCTCGTCGAGGGGGCGGCGACCGTGACGGTGGACGACGACACGGTGTCGATGTCGGCCGGCGACGCCCTGCGGGTCGTCCCCGAGTCGACCCGGCGGATCGACGCCGACGAAGCGTGTCTGTTCGTCGTCGCCGGCGCACCCTAA
- a CDS encoding long-chain-fatty-acid--CoA ligase, producing MQKPLLVTDFLDRAREYYGDHEAVVATTGDRYTYDELGERADRFSAALQARGVGKGDRVAVLDPNTHYHLEAAYGSMQLGAIHTPLNYRLTADDFEYILTDAGVDAIYADAEYAGRIEAVRDAVPTETFVTNDPEAVDGDWEGFDAVLEDAGADYDRPEMNEKEVITLNYTSGTTGDPKGVMRTHRTETLHAYVVTIHQNIADDDVYLWTLPMFHVNGWGHIFAITGMGAKQVCTRGIDAEWIFDTVVAEDVSYLCAAPTVLNMLIDHYEGTDVTTAGDNDVRIATAGSAPPETTIRTVEDEFGWYLTHVYGATETGPLVTTSDARRLFDDGSDDRFAVKKRQGLGYLGTEIRVVDDDGEDVPRDDETIGEVVVRGNQVMEGYWENPEATEEAFSDRVEGYYHMGDLATVDENGMISIQDRKKDIIISGGENISSIELEDTLFDHPDVGSVAVIPAPSERWGEEPKAFVVPANGDPDAPGVDAETLIEFTRERLAGFKTVRRVEFVSELPTTATGKVQKYELRSKEWDDEERMVGEG from the coding sequence ATGCAGAAACCGCTTCTCGTGACCGACTTCCTCGACAGGGCCAGAGAGTACTACGGCGACCACGAGGCGGTCGTCGCGACGACCGGCGACCGGTACACGTACGACGAACTCGGCGAGCGAGCCGATCGGTTCTCCGCCGCGCTGCAGGCCCGCGGCGTCGGGAAGGGCGACCGAGTGGCGGTACTCGATCCGAACACGCACTACCACCTAGAGGCGGCCTACGGCAGTATGCAACTCGGCGCGATCCACACGCCACTCAACTACCGTCTGACGGCCGACGACTTCGAGTACATCCTGACCGACGCCGGCGTGGACGCCATCTACGCCGACGCCGAGTACGCCGGCCGGATCGAGGCCGTCCGCGATGCCGTCCCGACCGAGACGTTCGTCACGAACGATCCCGAGGCGGTCGACGGCGACTGGGAGGGGTTCGACGCCGTCCTCGAAGACGCGGGGGCCGACTACGACCGCCCCGAGATGAACGAAAAAGAGGTGATCACCCTCAACTACACGTCGGGGACGACGGGCGATCCGAAGGGTGTGATGCGCACCCACCGGACGGAGACGCTCCACGCCTACGTCGTGACGATCCACCAGAACATCGCGGACGACGACGTCTACCTCTGGACGCTGCCGATGTTCCACGTCAACGGCTGGGGACACATCTTCGCGATCACGGGCATGGGGGCGAAACAGGTCTGTACGCGCGGCATCGACGCCGAGTGGATCTTCGACACCGTCGTCGCGGAGGACGTCTCCTATCTCTGTGCCGCGCCGACGGTGTTGAACATGCTCATCGACCACTACGAGGGAACCGACGTGACGACGGCGGGCGACAACGACGTGCGCATCGCCACCGCGGGGTCGGCCCCGCCGGAGACGACGATCCGCACCGTCGAGGACGAGTTCGGCTGGTATCTCACTCACGTCTACGGTGCGACTGAGACGGGGCCACTCGTCACCACCTCCGACGCCCGGCGGCTGTTCGACGACGGCTCGGACGACCGATTCGCGGTAAAGAAACGCCAGGGACTGGGCTATCTCGGCACCGAGATCAGGGTCGTCGACGACGACGGCGAGGACGTGCCCCGCGACGACGAGACCATCGGGGAGGTCGTCGTCCGTGGCAACCAGGTGATGGAGGGGTACTGGGAGAACCCCGAGGCGACCGAGGAGGCCTTCTCCGACCGTGTCGAGGGTTACTACCACATGGGTGACCTCGCGACGGTCGACGAGAACGGCATGATCTCGATCCAGGACCGCAAGAAGGACATCATCATCTCCGGCGGGGAGAACATCTCCAGCATCGAACTCGAGGACACGCTGTTCGACCACCCGGACGTGGGGTCGGTGGCCGTCATTCCCGCGCCCAGCGAGAGGTGGGGCGAGGAACCGAAGGCCTTCGTCGTCCCCGCGAACGGCGACCCCGACGCGCCGGGCGTCGACGCCGAGACCCTGATCGAGTTCACGCGGGAGCGACTCGCGGGGTTCAAGACGGTCCGGCGCGTTGAGTTCGTCTCCGAACTGCCGACGACCGCGACGGGGAAGGTCCAGAAGTACGAACTCAGGTCGAAGGAGTGGGACGACGAGGAGCGGATGGTCGGCGAGGGGTAG
- a CDS encoding PAS domain S-box protein, which produces MSSTRSENSHVFGHDTVTVLCVDDDRALLELTADALETEDDRFRVLTEERPAAGIDRLEAEPVDCVVSDYRMPKMDGIEFLTAVRDRFPDLPFILFTGEGSETIASEAISAGATDYLRKRTGADQYTLLANRIGNAVENARMQRQRQRHLEAIETAQEGISILSNDGYFTYVNESYAALYGYEPESLIGEHWELLYPDGKAETVRNEILPTVEAEGYWHGYTTGIRADGSTFTEDHVLSTTDGGELVCTVRDVTEQRRRSRELEARTEAIEAAIDGVAVLDEGGEYTYVNQAHADVYGYDTPEAFRGESWRLCYGDDEIDRFEAEVWAVLEERGSWRGEAVGRRRDGSTFPQELSLTLLDDGRVICIVRDITERKHRERERVFFERAVEQIGTGVAAYDGTGEIQYVNESYAELLGTTPDRLIGSPVYAANPEFDPERFAEYWTSFDRGETRVHETVHERYDTGERFPVRASTTRVRIHGIEYHIGTVSDITERKARETQLEREIERLDEFASIISHDLRNPLSVAQGRLELLDIDGESEHLPVIEDALARMEVIVDDTLTLAREGKTVDETEPIALPEFARTCWDTVDTADAELVVVDDVSLRADPERLRSLLENVFRNAVEHGGPTVTVRVGRLDDGFYVEDDGPGIPDADRDDVFDHGFSTAPDSTGLGLASVEQIVEAHGWTIELADATDGARFEIRC; this is translated from the coding sequence ATGTCGAGCACTCGGTCGGAAAACAGCCACGTCTTCGGTCACGATACCGTGACCGTCCTCTGTGTCGACGACGATCGGGCGCTACTGGAACTGACGGCCGACGCGCTCGAAACCGAGGACGACCGCTTCCGGGTGTTGACCGAGGAGCGCCCGGCGGCTGGGATCGACCGACTCGAGGCGGAACCGGTCGACTGTGTCGTGAGTGACTACCGGATGCCGAAGATGGACGGCATCGAGTTCCTCACCGCCGTTCGGGATCGGTTTCCGGATCTGCCGTTCATTCTGTTCACGGGCGAAGGCTCCGAGACGATCGCGAGCGAGGCGATCTCGGCGGGCGCGACCGACTACCTCCGGAAGCGGACGGGGGCGGACCAGTACACGTTGTTGGCCAACCGTATCGGCAACGCGGTCGAGAACGCGAGGATGCAACGCCAACGCCAGCGCCACTTGGAGGCGATCGAGACCGCGCAGGAGGGGATCAGCATCCTCTCGAACGACGGCTACTTCACCTACGTCAACGAGTCATACGCGGCCCTGTATGGGTACGAACCGGAATCACTGATCGGCGAACACTGGGAACTGCTCTATCCGGACGGGAAAGCCGAGACCGTCCGGAACGAAATCCTCCCGACGGTCGAAGCGGAAGGGTACTGGCACGGCTACACCACCGGCATCCGCGCCGACGGCAGCACGTTCACGGAGGATCACGTCCTCTCGACGACCGACGGCGGGGAGCTGGTCTGTACCGTCCGCGACGTCACGGAACAGCGCCGACGGAGCCGGGAACTGGAGGCGCGGACGGAAGCGATAGAGGCGGCCATAGACGGTGTCGCGGTCCTCGACGAAGGCGGCGAGTACACCTACGTCAATCAGGCCCACGCCGACGTCTACGGCTACGACACACCCGAGGCGTTCCGAGGCGAGTCGTGGCGGCTGTGCTACGGCGACGACGAAATCGACCGGTTCGAAGCGGAGGTGTGGGCCGTCCTCGAGGAGCGCGGATCGTGGCGGGGCGAGGCCGTCGGGAGGCGGCGTGACGGGAGCACGTTTCCCCAAGAGCTGTCGCTCACTCTCCTCGACGACGGCAGGGTGATCTGTATCGTCCGCGACATCACCGAGCGAAAGCACCGCGAGCGCGAGCGGGTCTTCTTCGAACGGGCGGTCGAACAGATCGGCACTGGCGTCGCCGCGTACGACGGGACGGGCGAGATACAGTACGTCAACGAGTCCTACGCGGAACTGCTCGGGACGACTCCGGACCGACTGATCGGATCGCCCGTCTACGCGGCGAACCCCGAGTTCGACCCGGAGCGGTTCGCGGAGTACTGGACGTCGTTCGACCGTGGCGAGACGCGCGTCCACGAGACGGTCCACGAGCGGTACGATACCGGCGAACGGTTCCCCGTGCGAGCGTCGACGACACGCGTTCGCATCCACGGGATCGAGTACCACATCGGCACGGTGAGCGACATCACCGAGCGGAAGGCACGCGAAACCCAACTCGAACGCGAAATCGAGCGACTCGACGAGTTCGCTAGCATCATCTCCCACGACCTCCGGAACCCGTTGAGCGTCGCTCAGGGGCGACTCGAACTACTGGATATCGACGGCGAGAGCGAGCATCTCCCAGTGATCGAGGACGCACTCGCGCGGATGGAGGTGATCGTCGACGACACGCTCACGCTCGCTCGGGAGGGGAAGACCGTCGACGAGACGGAACCGATCGCACTCCCCGAGTTCGCCCGGACCTGCTGGGACACCGTCGACACCGCCGACGCCGAACTCGTCGTGGTCGACGACGTCTCCCTCCGTGCGGACCCGGAACGTCTGCGGAGTCTGCTGGAGAACGTCTTTCGGAACGCGGTCGAACACGGCGGTCCGACGGTGACGGTCCGCGTCGGCCGGCTCGACGACGGCTTCTACGTGGAGGACGACGGCCCTGGTATCCCCGACGCCGACCGGGACGACGTGTTCGACCACGGGTTCTCGACTGCTCCCGACAGCACGGGACTCGGTCTGGCGTCGGTCGAACAGATCGTGGAGGCCCACGGCTGGACGATCGAGCTGGCAGACGCTACCGACGGTGCGCGCTTCGAGATCCGCTGCTGA
- a CDS encoding gamma carbonic anhydrase family protein, with product MVLRSLDGVEPTVHDEAYVDDAAVVVGDVTVERDASVWPNTSLRGDSEPIVIREGANVQDNAVCHEDAVVGRRVTVGHTAIVHAATVEEEALIGMGSVVLDDATVGEGAIVAAGSVVTEGTEVPPGTLVAGTPAEVVKEVDGEMGAYAADEYIDRGTLYAETSEVVGED from the coding sequence ATGGTACTCAGATCACTCGACGGTGTCGAACCGACGGTTCACGACGAGGCGTACGTCGACGACGCGGCGGTCGTCGTCGGCGACGTCACCGTCGAACGGGACGCGTCGGTGTGGCCCAACACCTCCCTCCGCGGCGACTCGGAACCGATCGTGATCCGCGAAGGGGCGAACGTCCAGGACAACGCCGTCTGCCACGAGGACGCCGTCGTCGGTCGTCGGGTCACCGTCGGCCACACGGCCATCGTCCACGCGGCGACAGTCGAGGAGGAGGCGCTGATCGGCATGGGTTCGGTCGTCCTCGACGACGCCACGGTCGGCGAGGGCGCCATCGTCGCCGCCGGGAGCGTCGTCACCGAGGGAACGGAGGTCCCGCCGGGAACGCTGGTCGCCGGGACGCCGGCAGAGGTCGTCAAGGAGGTCGACGGAGAGATGGGTGCGTACGCCGCCGACGAGTACATCGACAGGGGGACATTGTACGCCGAGACGTCCGAGGTCGTCGGCGAAGACTGA
- a CDS encoding bacteriorhodopsin translates to MIETFLTEAATGAQFGAPLQAQGEVLTEIQNDVLLNSSLWVNIALAGLSILLFVYMGRNVQGERAKLIWVATLLVPLVSISSYTSLASGLTVGLLEMPAGHALAGQEVLSPWGRYLTWTFSTPAILAALGLLAGTDFTKLFTAITMDVGMCITGLAAALITSSVLFRWLFYAISCAFFLAVVYILLFEWPADAAAAGTGEIFGTLRNLTVVLWFGYPILWALGSEGLALLSVGVTSWGYSGLDILAKYVFAFLLLRWVANNDRTLGGDAFGGPVPGDD, encoded by the coding sequence ATGATCGAAACGTTCCTCACCGAGGCGGCGACGGGTGCACAGTTCGGTGCCCCCCTGCAGGCGCAGGGCGAGGTCCTGACCGAAATCCAAAACGACGTGCTGTTGAACAGTTCGCTCTGGGTGAACATCGCCCTGGCCGGGCTTTCGATCCTGCTGTTCGTCTACATGGGTCGCAACGTCCAGGGGGAGCGCGCGAAACTGATCTGGGTCGCGACGCTGCTGGTGCCGCTGGTATCCATCTCCTCCTACACGAGCCTCGCGTCCGGGCTGACGGTCGGACTCCTCGAGATGCCCGCCGGCCACGCCCTCGCCGGCCAGGAGGTGCTGTCGCCGTGGGGTCGGTATCTCACGTGGACGTTCTCGACGCCGGCGATCCTGGCCGCACTCGGCCTGCTCGCCGGCACCGACTTCACGAAACTGTTCACCGCGATCACGATGGACGTCGGGATGTGCATCACGGGACTCGCGGCCGCGCTGATCACCTCGTCCGTGCTGTTTCGCTGGCTGTTCTACGCGATCAGCTGTGCCTTCTTCCTCGCCGTGGTGTACATCCTGCTGTTCGAGTGGCCCGCCGACGCCGCAGCCGCCGGCACCGGCGAAATCTTCGGCACGCTCCGGAACCTCACCGTCGTCCTGTGGTTCGGCTACCCGATCCTCTGGGCGCTCGGCTCCGAGGGGCTGGCGCTCCTGAGCGTCGGCGTCACCTCGTGGGGCTACTCCGGCCTCGACATCCTCGCGAAGTACGTGTTCGCGTTCCTCCTGCTTCGGTGGGTCGCGAACAACGACCGCACCCTCGGCGGCGACGCCTTCGGCGGTCCGGTCCCCGGCGACGACTGA
- a CDS encoding DUF309 domain-containing protein — MDDHTRDHGVGPPTSGDPTGWRANRGESNGWEHGTLRRAVVHGVRLYNAGAFHESHDCFEDEWYNYGSGSTESAFLHGMVQVAAGAYKHFDFENDDGMRSLFETALEYLHGVPDDYYGVDLRDVRSTLRAALDDPTAIEGWRIELDGDRPTATDRDVAYAERLE, encoded by the coding sequence ATGGACGACCACACCCGCGACCACGGCGTCGGCCCGCCGACATCGGGCGACCCCACGGGCTGGCGGGCGAACCGCGGCGAGTCGAACGGGTGGGAACACGGGACCCTCCGGCGGGCGGTGGTCCACGGCGTCCGCCTCTACAACGCCGGTGCGTTCCACGAGTCACACGACTGTTTCGAGGACGAGTGGTACAACTACGGGAGCGGATCGACCGAGAGCGCCTTCCTCCACGGGATGGTTCAGGTCGCGGCAGGCGCGTACAAGCACTTCGACTTCGAGAACGACGACGGGATGCGGTCGCTGTTCGAGACGGCTCTGGAGTATCTCCACGGCGTCCCCGACGACTACTACGGGGTCGACCTCCGGGACGTGCGGTCCACCCTCCGGGCGGCGCTCGACGACCCGACCGCCATCGAGGGCTGGCGGATCGAACTCGACGGCGACAGACCGACCGCGACCGACCGGGACGTCGCGTACGCCGAGCGACTGGAGTGA
- a CDS encoding succinylglutamate desuccinylase/aspartoacylase domain-containing protein, with protein sequence MRIREFGDDPDVAVVAAIHGDEPCGPQAVDALLADPPAFQRPVKFVVANERALDAGARYLDDDLNRSFPGDDVAESHERRLAARLLAELDGCTTLSLHSTQSYANPFALVDTVDPGIAAICEWLPVDAVVETAAYADGRLISYPGTVEVECGLQGSELAAANARSLVEAFLVATGALDPEAETEADGDIPVFRLTDRVPKAPADDYEVFVDNFERVAAGVPFASADGDDHVADDAFYPILMSPEGYENVFGYAGDRVGRLADVDDGQSSRGASSTSVRSRSSIQ encoded by the coding sequence ATGAGGATTCGAGAGTTCGGCGACGACCCGGACGTGGCGGTCGTCGCGGCGATTCACGGCGACGAACCCTGTGGTCCGCAGGCGGTCGACGCCTTGCTCGCCGACCCACCGGCGTTCCAGCGCCCGGTGAAGTTCGTCGTCGCCAACGAGCGAGCACTGGATGCCGGGGCACGCTACCTCGACGACGACCTCAACCGCTCGTTTCCCGGCGACGACGTCGCCGAGAGCCACGAACGGCGGCTGGCGGCCCGCCTCCTGGCGGAACTGGACGGCTGTACGACGCTCTCGCTACACTCCACGCAGTCGTACGCGAACCCGTTCGCACTGGTCGACACCGTCGATCCCGGGATCGCCGCGATCTGTGAATGGCTCCCCGTCGACGCGGTGGTGGAGACGGCGGCCTACGCCGACGGTCGGCTGATCTCCTACCCCGGGACGGTCGAGGTGGAGTGTGGCCTCCAAGGGTCGGAGTTGGCGGCGGCGAACGCCCGATCGCTCGTCGAGGCGTTCCTCGTCGCGACCGGGGCTCTCGACCCGGAAGCCGAGACGGAGGCGGACGGCGACATCCCGGTGTTCCGGCTCACGGACCGGGTGCCGAAGGCACCGGCCGACGACTACGAGGTGTTCGTCGACAACTTCGAACGCGTCGCCGCGGGCGTCCCCTTCGCCTCGGCCGACGGCGACGACCACGTGGCCGACGACGCGTTCTATCCGATCTTGATGTCTCCGGAGGGGTACGAGAACGTGTTCGGCTACGCCGGCGACCGGGTGGGACGGCTAGCCGACGTCGATGACGGTCAGTCCTCACGGGGCGCGAGTTCGACCAGCGTGAGGTCCCGATCCAGCATACAGTAG
- a CDS encoding UPF0179 family protein, which yields MSEVTLIGTRLAEVGREFVFRGESTACEGCPYRGQCLDLSPGSRYRITDVRENAQTLDCAVHDAGVRAVEVEPAPTPANVPSQTAYAGSKAGLAGACPYTDCPSHAYCVPDGVDFDAEYRIDEVLGDPPHDYCMLDRDLTLVELAPRED from the coding sequence ATGTCCGAGGTCACGCTCATCGGGACGCGGCTCGCGGAGGTGGGTCGGGAGTTCGTGTTCCGCGGCGAGTCGACCGCGTGTGAGGGCTGCCCCTACCGCGGGCAGTGTCTCGACCTCTCCCCCGGATCCCGCTACCGGATCACCGACGTCCGAGAGAACGCCCAGACGCTCGACTGTGCCGTCCACGACGCCGGCGTGCGAGCCGTCGAGGTCGAACCCGCTCCGACCCCCGCGAACGTGCCGTCACAGACCGCCTACGCCGGGAGCAAGGCGGGGCTCGCCGGTGCCTGTCCGTACACCGACTGTCCGAGCCACGCCTACTGTGTTCCCGACGGTGTCGACTTCGACGCCGAGTACCGCATCGACGAGGTGCTCGGGGACCCGCCACACGACTACTGTATGCTGGATCGGGACCTCACGCTGGTCGAACTCGCGCCCCGTGAGGACTGA
- a CDS encoding DUF5820 family protein, with product MSFDSLADGWTVWHEESDGRAVLAYRPDVFDTEAFPAPCLPTIYLSPGSPRRRPGARGSDEWTVTLYLEPEVDARVETRDTRAKAVAAAVELAGAFAAGEIDYRAVYQVPREAYCDRLDALVGRET from the coding sequence GTGAGTTTCGACAGCCTCGCGGACGGATGGACGGTCTGGCACGAGGAGTCGGACGGCCGGGCGGTGTTGGCGTACCGCCCGGACGTGTTCGACACCGAGGCGTTCCCGGCCCCCTGTCTCCCGACGATCTACCTCTCTCCCGGATCACCCCGACGGCGGCCGGGCGCGCGAGGGTCCGACGAGTGGACCGTCACGCTCTATCTCGAGCCCGAAGTGGACGCGCGGGTAGAGACCCGAGACACCCGGGCAAAAGCGGTCGCCGCGGCCGTCGAACTGGCCGGCGCGTTCGCCGCGGGAGAGATCGACTACCGCGCCGTCTACCAGGTCCCCCGGGAGGCGTACTGCGACCGGCTCGACGCCCTCGTCGGTCGCGAGACTTAA